One window of Elusimicrobiota bacterium genomic DNA carries:
- a CDS encoding ABC transporter permease: MDRASMPAFWRLLRELTWVEFKLREQGTVLGFIWTLLSPLLMFIVLYVLFVRWMGKFVDQYAAYLLIGLVLWNFFQRTTSMALTGFSRRRSLIKNYKFPREIILFSTIGSALIPFVVELALLMVFILALGVPPRVTWLFLPFVIAVQLLFVTGISFFLPLIAAEYRDMERIWEVLTMALFYVTPVFYPLSIISEGKRTILLYNPITQILIAARGCLIDGKIQLWPAFGAPLLVGLLLCAVGFYLIRRFEYHIVDRMMEP, translated from the coding sequence ATGGACCGAGCCAGCATGCCGGCCTTCTGGCGCCTGTTGCGCGAGCTGACCTGGGTCGAATTCAAGCTGCGCGAGCAGGGCACCGTCCTGGGCTTCATCTGGACCCTGCTCTCCCCCCTGCTCATGTTCATCGTCCTGTACGTCCTTTTCGTGCGCTGGATGGGCAAATTCGTGGACCAGTACGCGGCCTACCTGCTCATCGGCCTGGTCCTGTGGAACTTCTTCCAGCGGACGACCTCCATGGCGCTCACCGGCTTCTCGCGGCGCCGCTCGCTCATCAAGAACTACAAATTCCCTCGCGAAATCATCCTGTTCTCGACGATTGGCTCCGCCCTGATCCCGTTCGTGGTGGAGCTGGCCCTCCTCATGGTCTTCATCCTCGCCTTGGGTGTGCCGCCGCGGGTCACCTGGCTGTTCCTGCCCTTCGTCATCGCGGTTCAGCTCCTGTTCGTCACCGGGATTTCCTTCTTCCTGCCCCTGATCGCGGCCGAATACCGGGACATGGAGAGGATCTGGGAAGTGCTGACCATGGCCCTCTTCTATGTCACCCCGGTCTTCTACCCACTCTCCATCATCAGCGAGGGCAAACGGACGATCCTGCTCTACAACCCCATCACCCAGATCCTCATCGCCGCCCGAGGCTGCCTCATAGACGGGAAGATCCAGCTCTGGCCTGCCTTCGGGGCGCCGCTCCTGGTCGGACTGCTCCTGTGCGCGGTCGGGTTCTACCTGATACGCCGGTTCGAATATCACATCGTGGACCGGATGATGGAGCCCTGA
- a CDS encoding DegT/DnrJ/EryC1/StrS family aminotransferase, producing MPEPSADVVIRAQGLAKSFLIGSKAEKESSLETTHRLLTGAGSRRVLWALRHLDLEVNRGETLGIIGPNGAGKSTLLLLLARILAPSEGRLEVSGKTDQFFGLDEGLQSQLTVRENMSLCAALLGMPPEVFAARLPAMLDFSKLHDYLYAKFGELSTGLAARVAFSVAIHGDLDIILVDEKLAVGDGAFQDKCLSVFRDFQKQGKTLLIVSHSLQLIDRLCPRTLYLNAGRTAFLGDTTEAIRLFVKECGGASPEPRPLMRRAEPPQAEPALAPAAVLPPAPVPSPAPVLPPVADPDALLEEIRDGVRAELKRDRADQSADLSQRLDQAVGEITDRLEAFKAGTSAALLKRFDHAMGQLADRLEELRLAGLKTAAEKLTQGQTVFLDAHWEERSAAFAKKLDEAVARLTGEIEGIQSSWLQNGSRQKASLDSEWEQRSTDFVKKLDHAVGQLADRIEGLRADWQQTLAEVAAAAPEAPSLAAAGKPADVASTLRGLRRQPIEEEVLRAWPAALRHTGPLDVCGSFNDAFLFLLCQLTAPASGPRLRPGDEVITTAANMPIAGYLPAFGLVPVFVDLDPATYNLGLSQLKKALGPASRAVLATCLAGGTPDLERLRAFCDEHKLLLIECAPHYLGCRCGTRMVGTWGDVGCGSTGGPSDSPETWALALARPELGDIFAQKAPRPDNLPFILHHPAPVTALGLSLALEASRGLGDAAKRRKAAVAELRAFCASYPDLLTLPELHAQFSADAESFTAIVKETAPFSAAELAAALAAASVGLLPIDIRINAQMKRVYGLEARVISDLPNTGLLLSRGLNIAVDNQDGAEVCAALARFVHAQGLRR from the coding sequence ATGCCCGAGCCGAGCGCCGACGTCGTCATCCGGGCCCAGGGGCTCGCCAAGAGCTTTCTCATCGGCAGCAAGGCGGAAAAAGAGAGCTCCCTGGAGACGACCCACCGCCTGCTCACGGGCGCGGGGTCCCGCCGCGTCCTCTGGGCGCTGCGCCACCTCGACCTCGAGGTGAACCGCGGCGAGACTTTGGGCATCATCGGCCCCAACGGCGCCGGGAAGAGCACCTTGCTGCTCCTGCTGGCCCGCATACTCGCTCCGAGCGAAGGCCGCCTTGAGGTCTCGGGCAAGACCGATCAGTTCTTCGGGCTTGACGAAGGCCTGCAATCCCAGCTGACGGTCCGCGAGAACATGTCCCTGTGCGCGGCCCTCCTGGGGATGCCGCCGGAGGTCTTCGCGGCGCGGCTGCCGGCCATGCTCGACTTCTCCAAGCTGCACGACTATCTCTACGCGAAGTTCGGGGAGCTCTCCACCGGGCTCGCCGCCCGCGTCGCTTTTTCCGTCGCCATCCACGGCGACCTCGACATCATCCTGGTCGATGAGAAGCTCGCGGTGGGCGACGGCGCCTTCCAAGACAAATGCCTCTCCGTTTTCCGGGATTTCCAGAAGCAAGGCAAGACCTTGCTCATCGTCTCGCACAGCCTCCAGCTCATCGACCGGCTTTGCCCGCGGACCCTCTACCTCAACGCGGGCCGGACCGCCTTCCTGGGCGACACGACCGAGGCCATCCGACTCTTCGTCAAGGAATGCGGCGGGGCGTCGCCGGAGCCGCGCCCGCTGATGCGCCGGGCCGAGCCGCCCCAGGCTGAGCCCGCCCTGGCGCCCGCCGCGGTCCTGCCGCCCGCTCCGGTCCCATCCCCCGCTCCGGTCCTGCCGCCCGTCGCTGACCCGGACGCTCTCCTCGAAGAGATCCGCGACGGGGTGCGGGCGGAACTCAAGCGCGACCGCGCGGACCAGTCCGCAGATCTGTCGCAGCGGCTCGACCAGGCCGTCGGAGAGATCACGGACCGGCTGGAGGCTTTCAAGGCCGGCACTTCAGCCGCCTTGCTCAAGAGATTCGACCATGCCATGGGACAGCTCGCGGACCGGCTCGAAGAACTCCGACTCGCGGGGCTGAAGACCGCGGCCGAGAAGCTGACCCAAGGGCAGACCGTCTTCCTGGACGCGCATTGGGAGGAGCGCTCGGCCGCCTTCGCCAAGAAGCTCGACGAAGCGGTCGCCCGCCTCACCGGGGAGATCGAGGGCATCCAAAGCTCCTGGCTGCAGAACGGGAGCAGACAGAAGGCCTCGCTGGATTCGGAATGGGAGCAGCGCTCGACCGACTTCGTCAAGAAGCTCGACCACGCCGTGGGCCAGCTCGCGGACCGTATCGAAGGGCTCCGGGCCGACTGGCAGCAGACGCTGGCCGAGGTCGCTGCGGCCGCGCCGGAGGCGCCCTCCTTGGCGGCGGCCGGCAAGCCGGCGGATGTCGCCTCCACGCTGCGGGGCCTGCGCCGCCAACCGATCGAGGAGGAGGTCCTCCGGGCCTGGCCCGCGGCCCTGCGCCACACCGGCCCGCTCGACGTCTGCGGGTCGTTCAACGACGCGTTCCTTTTCCTTCTCTGCCAGCTGACGGCCCCGGCCTCCGGCCCCCGGCTGCGTCCGGGAGACGAAGTCATCACGACCGCGGCCAACATGCCGATCGCAGGCTATCTGCCCGCCTTCGGTCTGGTCCCGGTCTTCGTGGACCTGGACCCGGCCACCTACAACCTGGGCCTGTCGCAGCTGAAAAAAGCCCTAGGCCCGGCGAGCCGGGCCGTTCTGGCGACCTGCCTGGCCGGCGGCACCCCGGACCTGGAGCGCCTGCGCGCCTTCTGCGACGAGCATAAGCTGCTGCTCATAGAGTGCGCGCCGCATTATCTGGGCTGCCGGTGCGGAACCCGGATGGTCGGGACCTGGGGAGACGTCGGCTGCGGCTCCACGGGCGGACCGTCCGACTCCCCGGAGACCTGGGCCCTGGCTCTGGCCCGGCCGGAGCTGGGCGATATCTTCGCCCAGAAGGCCCCCAGGCCCGACAACCTCCCTTTCATCCTGCATCATCCCGCGCCGGTGACGGCGCTGGGGCTCTCTTTGGCTTTGGAGGCCAGCCGCGGTCTAGGCGACGCGGCCAAGCGGCGCAAGGCGGCCGTCGCGGAGTTGCGGGCCTTCTGCGCCTCCTATCCGGACCTCTTGACGCTCCCGGAACTGCACGCGCAGTTCAGCGCCGACGCGGAGAGCTTCACCGCCATCGTGAAGGAGACCGCCCCGTTCTCCGCCGCGGAGCTGGCGGCGGCCCTGGCGGCGGCGTCCGTGGGGCTGCTGCCCATCGACATCCGGATCAACGCGCAGATGAAGCGCGTCTACGGCCTGGAAGCCCGGGTCATCAGCGACTTGCCGAACACCGGCCTCCTGCTCAGCCGGGGGCTCAACATCGCCGTGGACAACCAGGATGGGGCGGAAGTCTGCGCGGCCCTGGCCCGGTTCGTCCACGCCCAGGGCTTGCGCCGCTGA
- a CDS encoding sulfatase: MTMFSLCFALAQHLSAAAAPAARPAQPLNVLIIGADTLRADHLSLHGYKYPTSPNIDRLAARGVVFDRTFSQGSYTLSSFASLFTSRYAEQHHAVSKFTAISDSETMLAEVFHKAGYRTAGFTGGPNLALQYGFGKGFDTYLSGDLPRQMDAYIPLALKWIQKDRAKPFFLFLQPQDVHPPFDVLELPESERDRWDPGDHEQTERFMGTFYFFKAFNGDSYSGNKPEPSDWLRKEIEAAAKDPRTRRHMASIYDDRVAHLDASLGRFFAELERLGVMENTVVVLMSDHGTLFGEGGKFAHGINMSTHDGIFHVVLAVWAPGLAPRRVSSLVELVDVAPTLLELAGLPKPGPFEGRSLLPLMRGQEDVPERPVFGAATATWNESGAIKHYVRDSRWKLVSEEPGGKTSLYDLAADAEETKDVSATHPDEAKRLSGVLTRHLQRLLARPD; this comes from the coding sequence ATGACCATGTTCTCCCTCTGCTTCGCCTTGGCGCAGCATCTCTCGGCGGCCGCGGCCCCCGCGGCGCGGCCGGCCCAGCCGCTCAACGTCCTCATCATCGGCGCCGACACCCTGCGCGCCGACCACCTGAGCCTGCACGGCTACAAGTATCCGACCAGCCCCAACATCGACCGCCTCGCCGCCCGGGGCGTGGTCTTCGACCGGACTTTCTCTCAAGGCTCCTACACCCTGTCGAGCTTCGCGAGCCTCTTCACTTCGCGCTACGCCGAACAGCACCACGCCGTCAGCAAGTTCACCGCCATCAGCGATTCCGAGACCATGCTGGCCGAGGTCTTCCATAAGGCCGGCTATCGCACGGCCGGCTTCACCGGCGGCCCGAACCTGGCCCTGCAGTACGGCTTCGGCAAGGGCTTCGACACCTACCTCAGCGGCGACCTGCCTCGGCAGATGGACGCCTATATCCCGCTCGCCCTGAAATGGATCCAGAAGGACCGCGCCAAGCCCTTCTTCCTATTCCTGCAGCCCCAGGACGTGCATCCGCCCTTCGACGTGCTAGAGCTCCCGGAGTCCGAGCGGGACCGTTGGGACCCGGGCGACCATGAACAGACGGAGCGGTTCATGGGGACCTTCTACTTCTTCAAGGCCTTCAACGGCGACTCCTATTCCGGCAACAAGCCCGAGCCCTCGGACTGGCTGCGCAAGGAGATCGAGGCGGCGGCCAAGGATCCCCGGACCAGGCGGCACATGGCTTCCATCTACGACGACCGGGTCGCGCACCTCGACGCCAGCCTGGGGCGGTTCTTCGCGGAGCTCGAGCGCTTGGGGGTCATGGAGAACACCGTGGTGGTGCTCATGTCGGATCACGGCACGCTCTTCGGCGAGGGCGGCAAGTTCGCCCACGGCATAAACATGTCCACGCACGACGGGATCTTCCATGTGGTCCTGGCCGTCTGGGCGCCGGGGCTCGCACCGCGCCGCGTGAGCTCGCTGGTGGAGTTGGTGGACGTGGCCCCCACTTTGCTGGAACTGGCGGGGTTGCCCAAGCCCGGGCCTTTCGAGGGCCGCAGCCTCCTGCCCCTGATGCGCGGCCAAGAGGACGTCCCGGAGCGTCCGGTGTTCGGCGCGGCGACCGCCACCTGGAACGAGTCCGGCGCGATCAAGCATTACGTCCGGGACTCGCGCTGGAAGCTGGTCTCCGAGGAGCCGGGGGGCAAGACCTCACTCTACGACCTGGCGGCCGATGCGGAGGAGACCAAAGACGTCAGCGCGACCCATCCGGACGAGGCCAAGCGGCTCTCCGGCGTCCTGACCCGCCACCTACAGAGGCTCCTGGCCCGGCCTGATTAG
- a CDS encoding 50S ribosomal protein L11 methyltransferase translates to MLDLTYHLQGLCIRLKIPEKRVFVPNFVGLFNATQIRLRRGDTVVDVGTGAGLHAILCAKLGARRVYGIDVSADAIRTARLNARLNGVAGRCRFLRGSFAERLPRLSCRPDLIVSTLPSTPGASRLMREPAMRRAPLVSRFLSGGRDGAELSVALVEAARRSLAPGGRLHLHLVDWSNPRRTLAELASQGFHVLPLAQASIPPWGQRCNALDALRERAQGRPWTVRYADFPRRPGCGVRVVEARLGPGPGSRLKRPAEAVVEVVK, encoded by the coding sequence ATGCTGGATTTGACCTATCATCTGCAGGGCCTATGCATCCGGCTCAAGATCCCGGAAAAGCGGGTCTTCGTCCCGAACTTCGTCGGCCTCTTCAACGCCACCCAGATCCGCCTGCGCCGAGGAGATACCGTCGTGGACGTCGGCACGGGCGCGGGCCTGCACGCCATCCTCTGCGCCAAGCTGGGGGCTCGGCGGGTCTACGGGATCGACGTCAGCGCCGACGCGATCCGCACCGCCCGCCTCAACGCGCGGCTCAACGGCGTGGCCGGCCGCTGCCGGTTCCTGCGGGGCTCCTTCGCAGAGCGCCTGCCGCGGCTGAGCTGCCGGCCCGACCTCATCGTCTCGACCTTGCCCAGCACACCCGGCGCGAGCCGGCTCATGCGCGAGCCGGCCATGCGCCGGGCCCCGCTGGTCTCGCGGTTCCTCAGCGGCGGCCGGGACGGCGCCGAGCTGTCGGTCGCGCTCGTAGAGGCCGCGCGGCGGAGCCTGGCCCCGGGAGGCCGGCTGCATCTGCACCTGGTCGACTGGTCCAATCCCCGGCGCACTTTGGCGGAGTTGGCGAGCCAGGGCTTCCATGTGCTTCCGCTCGCCCAGGCCAGCATCCCGCCCTGGGGGCAGAGGTGCAACGCCTTGGACGCTCTCCGGGAGCGCGCCCAAGGCCGCCCTTGGACGGTGCGTTATGCCGATTTTCCCCGCCGTCCCGGCTGCGGCGTCCGCGTCGTGGAAGCGCGGCTCGGGCCCGGACCCGGGTCCCGGCTGAAGAGGCCGGCGGAAGCTGTCGTGGAGGTCGTCAAATAG